The following are encoded together in the Streptomyces flavofungini genome:
- a CDS encoding universal stress protein, which translates to MLRPIVVGLDGSGESVAAADWAAREALRRGLPLRVVHAREGLAGDAEPVSLPELAVPRYRARRILRSAVDRLAEEHPQVPVTAEQIRRGPVPTLLAEAEAAELLVLGNQGFGGLGGLLAGSVALAVVARARTPVVLVRAGFDGVDEHVPNGDHEASAGTPYRPVVAAVDLHHACDSLLAFAFEAARHRAAPLHVVHAWRLPNTRGGVDERGHVPTQRDAECALESVLGPWKDKYPQVAVHATAEYGRPVPAVSRAARYAGLLVLGREVRRGGPGSRTGHVTHMAIHQVSCPVAVVAHE; encoded by the coding sequence ATGCTCCGGCCGATCGTGGTGGGCCTGGACGGCTCAGGGGAGAGTGTCGCCGCCGCGGACTGGGCGGCCAGGGAGGCCTTGCGCCGCGGTCTTCCGCTGCGCGTCGTGCACGCACGGGAGGGGCTGGCGGGCGACGCGGAACCGGTGAGTCTGCCCGAGTTGGCGGTCCCCCGGTACCGGGCGCGGCGGATCCTGCGCTCCGCTGTGGACCGGCTCGCCGAGGAACACCCTCAAGTGCCCGTGACCGCCGAGCAGATCCGCAGGGGGCCGGTGCCGACGCTGCTGGCCGAGGCCGAGGCCGCGGAACTGCTGGTGCTCGGCAATCAGGGCTTCGGGGGTCTCGGCGGGCTGCTGGCCGGGTCCGTGGCCCTGGCGGTGGTGGCTCGCGCGCGCACTCCCGTCGTGCTCGTGCGGGCGGGCTTCGACGGCGTGGACGAGCACGTGCCGAACGGCGACCACGAAGCCTCGGCCGGGACTCCGTACCGGCCGGTGGTGGCCGCTGTCGACCTGCACCACGCCTGCGACTCCCTGCTCGCCTTCGCCTTCGAGGCGGCCCGCCACCGCGCGGCACCGCTGCACGTCGTCCACGCCTGGCGGCTGCCCAACACACGCGGCGGCGTCGACGAGCGGGGGCATGTGCCGACGCAGCGCGACGCCGAGTGCGCGCTTGAGTCCGTGCTCGGACCGTGGAAGGACAAGTACCCCCAGGTCGCTGTCCACGCGACGGCGGAGTACGGCCGTCCGGTTCCTGCGGTGTCCCGTGCCGCGCGGTACGCGGGCCTGCTGGTGCTGGGCCGTGAGGTGCGGCGTGGAGGGCCGGGAAGCCGTACGGGTCATGTCACGCACATGGCCATTCATCAAGTGTCCTGCCCCGTCGCGGTCGTGGCGCACGAGTGA
- a CDS encoding hydrogenase maturation protease, with the protein MKERTRIAVMGVGNEYRRDDGLGPAVVARLRRRTMVRPLPPGTTLGTCDGDPGRLITLWEGADLAVIVDAAHAHPGVPGRVHRIELDAERLTQPPAAGSHGLGLGEAVELARVLDRLPGRLVVFAVEGADHSLGTGLSPAVAAVVGPLAESVEREIVRHRDAAARGAT; encoded by the coding sequence ATGAAGGAACGCACACGCATCGCCGTGATGGGCGTCGGCAACGAGTACCGACGCGACGACGGGCTCGGCCCCGCGGTCGTCGCACGGCTCCGGCGGCGGACCATGGTGCGTCCGCTGCCACCCGGGACGACGCTCGGCACCTGCGACGGCGATCCCGGTCGGCTCATCACCCTGTGGGAGGGCGCCGACCTCGCGGTGATCGTGGACGCCGCACACGCGCATCCCGGCGTGCCCGGGCGCGTGCACCGCATCGAGCTGGACGCCGAACGACTCACACAGCCCCCCGCGGCCGGCTCGCACGGGCTGGGGCTCGGTGAAGCCGTCGAACTCGCCCGTGTGCTGGACAGGTTGCCCGGACGACTCGTCGTCTTCGCGGTCGAGGGAGCCGACCACTCCCTCGGCACCGGCTTGTCGCCCGCGGTGGCGGCCGTGGTCGGGCCCCTCGCCGAGTCCGTCGAGCGAGAGATCGTGCGGCACCGGGACGCCGCCGCCCGGGGCGCAACATGA